CCCACCATGTTCGCCGGCAGCCGGCCCGACGTCGATCAGCCAGTCGGCGCGGCGCATGGTTTCCAGGTCATGCTCGACCACAAACAGCGAATTGCCCGCCGCTTTGAGACGCTCAAGGGCGGTGAACAAGGCTTCTCCGTCCGCTGGATGCAGGCCGGCCGACGGTTCATCCAGCACATAAATGACGCCGAACAACTGCGAGCCCAATTGCGTGGCCAGGCGCAGGCGCTGCAGTTCCCCGGACGATAACGTCGGCGTGCTGCGCTCCAGGGACAAATAGCCCAGGCCCAGTTCGGTCAAGGTGCTGACCCGCTCAAGCAAATCCTGGGCGATGCGCTGGGCGGCCAGACGTTTTTCCACCGACAATTTCATCTTGTCCTGCCCCGCCGCGACCGGCCGCAGCAGCTCGGCCAGTTGCGCCAGCGACAGTTGTGACAGCTCGCCGATATCCACTCCGGCGAACTTCACCGACAGCGCCGCCTTGGTCAGCCGCTTGCCTTCGCACAACGGGCAGGCGCTGCCCTGCATGAACTGCGAGACGCGCTTTTTCATCAGCGCGCTTTGGGTGTGGGTGAAGGTGTGCAGGATATAGCGCCGCGCGCCGCTGAAGGTGCCCTGGTAGCTCGGCTCCAGCTTGCGCTTCAGGGCATCGCGGGTTTGCTGCGGAGTGAAACCGGCGTACACCGGCACGGTCGGGGTTTCCTCGGTGAAGAGGATCCAGTCGCGTTGTTTTTTCGGCAGCTCGCGCCAGGGAATATCCACGTCATAGCCCAGCGTGACCAGGATGTCGCGCAGGTTCTGCCCTTGCCACGCCAACGGCCAGGACGCCACCGCACGCTGGCGGATGGTCAGGCTGGGGTCGGGCACCATCAGCGCTTCGGTCACTTCGTACACCCGGCCCAGGCCGTGGCATTGCGGGCACGCGCCTTGGGGCAGGTTCGGCGAAAAGTCTTCGGCATACAGCATCGCCTGCCCCGGCGGATAACTGCCGGCGCGCGAGTACAGCATGCGAATCAGGCTCGACAAGGTGGTCACGCTGCCCACCGACGAACGCGCGCTGGGCGTACCGCGCTGCTGTTGCAGGGCCACGGCCGGTGGCAGGCCTTCGATGGAATCCACATCCGGCACGCCGACCTGGTCGATCAAGCGCCGCGCATAGGGCGCCACCGACTCGAAATAGCGGCGCTGGGCCTCGGCATACACCGTGGAAAACGCCAACGAGGACTTGCCGGAACCCGAGACGCCGGTGAACACCACCAAGACATCCCGGGGAATGTCCACGTCGACGTTGCGCAGGTTATGTTCGCGGGCGCCGCGCACCCGTACAAAGCCTGAGTGCTGGCCGGTGAGTGGCGGAAAGTTGCGCTGTGAAGTCATGGAAAACCTTATCGAGCAGTGAGCACGCTGCGCACCCGTTGTGTCAGGGCTTCGGGGCTGTAAGGCTTGCTCAGCAGATGAATGTCGGGGCTCAGCAAGTGATTGCTGGAGAGAATGTCGCGGGTGTGGCCGGAGGTAAACAGCACCGCCACCGGCGGCACCTGGGCGCGGGCCCAGTCGGCCAGGTCGGTACTTTTGACCCGACCGGGCATCACCACGTCGGTAAAGATCAGGTCCGGTTGCACGCCGCCCTGCAACGCTTGCATGGCGCGGTCGCCGTCTTCGGCGGTGAGCACGGTGTAGCCCGACTGCTCAAGCAACTCCACCACCGTCACGCGCACATCTTCGTTGTCCTCGACCACCAGAATCGTCTCCTGCCCGAAGAGGTGCGGCTCCGGTTCGACGTGGCTGTCCGGGCACTCTTCGCCCAGGCTGCGCGGGAAATACATCTGCACCACGGTGCCCTTGCTTTCCTCGCTCCACACCTCGACATGGCCGCCGCTTTGGCGGACGAAACCAAACACCATGCTCAGGCCCAGGCCGGTGCCATGGCCTTCGCGCTTGGTGGTAAAAAACGGTTCGAACACCCGCGCCAGGATCGCCGGCGACATACCCACGCCGATGTCCGTGACGGCCAGGCGCACATACTCGCCAGGGCGGATGCTCTTGCCCGCGCAGTCGTCGGGGTTGAGGATGATGTTCTCGCCGGTAATCCGAATCACGCCTTCGCCGTGCATGGCATCGCGGGCATTGATCGCCAGGTTGAGCAGTGCGTTTTCCAACTGGTTACGGTCGACGTTGATGCACCACGAGTCTTGCGGCAATTGCACATCGATATGAATGGTTTCGCCCAATGCACGCTGCAGCAACTCGCCTAACCCTGCATAGATGCGCTGGGGGTTATAGACGGCCGGCGACAAGGGTTGGCGGCGCGCAAACGCCAGCAACTGCGACGACAGTTTGGCACCGCGCTCCACCGCCGCAATGGCAGCCGAGACCCGCCGCTGTACCTGGGCGTTTTCCGGCTCATGCCGGGCCAACAGGTGCAGGTTGCCGGCGATCACTTGCAGCAGGTTATTGAAGTCGTGGGCCACGCCACCGGTCAGCCCGCCGATGGCTTCGAGCTTTTGCGATTGGCGCAGTTGGGCTTCGGCGGCGGAACGCGCCTGCACTTCGGCGGCTACGCGTTGCTCCAGGTTATGGGTCAATTCCTGGCGCACACGTTCGGACTGCACGTGGGCGGTGGTCTCCACCACAATCGCAAGCACGCCGGCCGGTTGTTGGTTATCCCCGGCGACGGGACTGTAGTAGAGGTCCATCCACACCTCTTCCGGCTGGCCATTGCGCAGCAGCACCAGCGCCTTGTCGTTATACGACAAGGTGCCGCCGGCCAGGCAGGTGTCCAGCACATACCGGTTGAAATCGGCGACTTCCGGCCAGCCCTGCTCAACGGGCGTGCCCAGCAGATACGGATGCCGCCCACCGGCAAATACCGAGTAGCTGTCGTTATAGATCATGTACCCCGCCTGCCCCCATAGCATCACCATGGGCATGGGCGATGCCAACAGCATCTGCACGGCGCTGACCAGGCTGGTGGGCCAGGCGTCGATCGGGCCGAGGTCGGTGGTCGACCAATCGAAGGCGCGGATTCGCTGGGCCATTTCACCGCCCCAGCCTTCGCAGCCATGGGTGTTGGATAAAAAATGCATCAATTGGCTCGTGGCGAAGAGAAAGATGGAGTCGTGGCGCAGTTCCACTGATAAAAACTTGGAGCCTGGCGGCAATAAATCGTTTCATTGCATATAGCTTATCCGTGGAGACCTGAGCAACTCCCCTCAGTGAAAATCCCGGCTGCGCACATTAATGCCCTCCAGCAGCGGCGTCAGGTCGGTCAAGCGCCCGGCAATCAAATGCCGCACTTCGCCTACCGCCTCCCAGCGCCCGTCGACTTTCAATAGCCGCGAACCGACCAACGCCTGGCGCTGACGCTCGGCCAGATCACGCCAGACCACCACATTGAGGTTGCCGAATTCGTCTTCCAGGGTGACGAAGGTCACCCCGCTGGCGGTGCCTGGGCGCTGCCGGCCAGTGACCAGGCCGGCGACGCTGACATTGCGCCCATGTTCTACCGCCATCAGCTCAAGGGAGCTGCGGCAGCGGCGCTTGCGCAATTCACCCCGCAGCAGCGCCAGCGGATGCGGGCCGAGGGTGGTGCCGAGTGTGGCGTAGTCGGCGTGCAGGTCCTCGCCGACCGTCGGTGCCGGCAGCGCCACCGCCGCTTCGTCAGGGCTGGGCAGGCCGGCGAACAAGCCAAGCTGTTTATGCACGCCCGCCACGTCCCAGCGCGCCTTGTGCCGGTTGCCCGCCAGGGCGCGCAAGGCGCCCGAGTCCGCCAACAGCGCCTGGGCGCGCGCATCCAACCCGGCGCGCTCGTCGAGGTCGGCAATGTCACTGAACGTGCGGCGCTGGCGGGCTGCCTCGATGCGCCGTCCATCCTCTTCGCGAAACCCCGAGATCATGCGCAACCCCATGCGAATCGCCGGTTGCTGGCCGTCGATGGGTTCCAGGCTGCAATCCCAGTCACTGGCCAGCACATCCACCGGGCGAATCTGCAGGCGATGCCGCCGCGCGTCCTGCAGGATCTGGTCCGGGCTGTAGAAGCCCATGGGCCAGCTGTTGATCAGCGCACAGGCAAAGGCCGCCGGCTCGTGACATTTGAGCCAGCAACTGGCGTAGGTGAGCAAGGCAAAACTGGCCGCGTGGGACTCGGGAAAGCCGTAGCTGCCAAAGCCTTTGATCTGCTCGAAGATCTGCGCGGCAAAGGCTTCGCTGTAGCCGTTTTTAAGCATGCCGGTGCGCAGGCGTTCCTGATGCGGTTCCAGCCCGCCGTGGCGTTTCCAGGCGGCCATGGAGCGGCGCAACTGGTCGGCCTCGCCGGGGCCGTAGTCGGCGGCGACCATGGCGATCTGCATGACCTGCTCCTGGAACAGCGGCACGCCCAGGGTGCGCTCCAGCACCGCCTTCAGTTGCGGGGATGGATAAGTCGTCGGATCTTCTTTATTACGCCTGCGCAGGTACGGGTGCACCATGCCGCCCTGGATCGGCCCGGGGCGCACGATGGCGACCTCGATCACCAGGTCATAAAAAGTTTGCGGCTTGAGCCTTGGCAGCATCGACATCTGCGCGCGCGACTCGATCTGGAACACGCCGACGGTGTCGGCCTTGCTGATCATCGCGTAGGTCGCGGCGTCTTCCTTGGGGATGGTCGCCAGGGCCAAATCCAGGTTGCGATGACGACGCAGCAAATCGAAGCAGCGGCGGATCGCACTGAGCATGCCCAAGGCCAGAATATCCACCTTGAGCAGGCCGACGGCGTCGAGGTCGTCTTTGTCCCACTGGATAATCGTGCGTTCGGCCATGGCGGCGTTTTCCACCGGCACCAAGGTGTCCAGCGGGTGTTCGGAAATCACAAAGCCACCCGGGTGCTGGGACAAGTGCCGGGGAAAGCCGATCAACTGTTGGGTAAGTGTAAGCACGCGGCGCAGGATCGGGCTTTGCGGGTCAAAGCCGCCCTCGCGCAAGCGCTCCAAAGGCGGCGCATCTTCACTCCAGCGCCCGCAGCATTCAGCCAAGGCGTTGATCTGGTCGGGCGGCAAGCCGAGGGCCTTGGCCACATCGCGCACCGCGCCGGCCGCGTGGTAGCTGCTGACCACCGCCGTCAAGGCCGCGCGCGTGCGGCCGTAGCGCTGGAACACGTACTGCAGCACTTCTTCACGGCGCTCGTGTTCGAAGTCGACGTCGATATCCGGCGGCTCGTTGCGCTCCTTGGACAGGAAGCGCTCGAACAGCATGTTCATCAGGCTCGGGTCGATTTCGGTGATGCCCAAGGCAAAACACACCGCCGAGTTGGCCGCCGAGCCCCGACCCTGGCACAGGATCGAACGGCTGCGGGCGAAGCGCACGATGTCGTGCACGGTGAGGAAATAACTTTCGTAGCCCAGTTCGCTGATCAGCGCCAGCTCATGGTTGATCTGCTGCAAGGTCTTGGCGTCGACACCCTGCGGCCAGCGCTGGGCGATGCCCTCTTCGGTGAGCTGGCGCAGCCAGGATTGCGCATCCTGGCCTTCGGGCACCAACTCTCGCGGGTAGTGGTAACGCAACTGGCTGAGGTCGAAGGTGCAGCGCTGCGCGATGGCCTGGGTTTCGTCGAGCAAGGCTTGCGGGTACAGCGCGGCCAGGGCGTCGAGGCTGCGCAGGTGCCGCTCGCCATTGGGGTGCAGGCGCGTGCCGGCGTCGGCCACCGTGACGTGATGGCGGATGGCGGTCATGGTGTCTTGCAGGGCGCGGCGGCCACGCGCATGCATATGCACATCACCGCAGGCCACTGCGCGAATGTTCAGGCTGGCGGCCAAGGCCAGGCGCTGCTGCAGATGGCGCGCGTCGTCCTGGCCGCAATGCAATTGCACCGCCAGCCACAGGCGTTCGGCAAACGTGCGGCGCAGCCATTGGATCGAGGCTTGGGTGTCGCTGTCTTCGGCCACCCACAGCGCCAGCAGGCCGGGCAGCGGCTGCTCGAAGTCTTCCTGCAACAGGCGATAGCTGCCTT
The sequence above is a segment of the Pseudomonas sp. R76 genome. Coding sequences within it:
- a CDS encoding ATP-binding protein: MHFLSNTHGCEGWGGEMAQRIRAFDWSTTDLGPIDAWPTSLVSAVQMLLASPMPMVMLWGQAGYMIYNDSYSVFAGGRHPYLLGTPVEQGWPEVADFNRYVLDTCLAGGTLSYNDKALVLLRNGQPEEVWMDLYYSPVAGDNQQPAGVLAIVVETTAHVQSERVRQELTHNLEQRVAAEVQARSAAEAQLRQSQKLEAIGGLTGGVAHDFNNLLQVIAGNLHLLARHEPENAQVQRRVSAAIAAVERGAKLSSQLLAFARRQPLSPAVYNPQRIYAGLGELLQRALGETIHIDVQLPQDSWCINVDRNQLENALLNLAINARDAMHGEGVIRITGENIILNPDDCAGKSIRPGEYVRLAVTDIGVGMSPAILARVFEPFFTTKREGHGTGLGLSMVFGFVRQSGGHVEVWSEESKGTVVQMYFPRSLGEECPDSHVEPEPHLFGQETILVVEDNEDVRVTVVELLEQSGYTVLTAEDGDRAMQALQGGVQPDLIFTDVVMPGRVKSTDLADWARAQVPPVAVLFTSGHTRDILSSNHLLSPDIHLLSKPYSPEALTQRVRSVLTAR
- a CDS encoding error-prone DNA polymerase, whose amino-acid sequence is MAARLVCMNYAELHCLSNFSFQRGASSALELFERARRQGYSALAITDECTLAGIVRAWQAAKAVDMPLIIGSEVRIENGPKLVLLVENLSGYQHLCRLITVARRRAEKGSYRLLQEDFEQPLPGLLALWVAEDSDTQASIQWLRRTFAERLWLAVQLHCGQDDARHLQQRLALAASLNIRAVACGDVHMHARGRRALQDTMTAIRHHVTVADAGTRLHPNGERHLRSLDALAALYPQALLDETQAIAQRCTFDLSQLRYHYPRELVPEGQDAQSWLRQLTEEGIAQRWPQGVDAKTLQQINHELALISELGYESYFLTVHDIVRFARSRSILCQGRGSAANSAVCFALGITEIDPSLMNMLFERFLSKERNEPPDIDVDFEHERREEVLQYVFQRYGRTRAALTAVVSSYHAAGAVRDVAKALGLPPDQINALAECCGRWSEDAPPLERLREGGFDPQSPILRRVLTLTQQLIGFPRHLSQHPGGFVISEHPLDTLVPVENAAMAERTIIQWDKDDLDAVGLLKVDILALGMLSAIRRCFDLLRRHRNLDLALATIPKEDAATYAMISKADTVGVFQIESRAQMSMLPRLKPQTFYDLVIEVAIVRPGPIQGGMVHPYLRRRNKEDPTTYPSPQLKAVLERTLGVPLFQEQVMQIAMVAADYGPGEADQLRRSMAAWKRHGGLEPHQERLRTGMLKNGYSEAFAAQIFEQIKGFGSYGFPESHAASFALLTYASCWLKCHEPAAFACALINSWPMGFYSPDQILQDARRHRLQIRPVDVLASDWDCSLEPIDGQQPAIRMGLRMISGFREEDGRRIEAARQRRTFSDIADLDERAGLDARAQALLADSGALRALAGNRHKARWDVAGVHKQLGLFAGLPSPDEAAVALPAPTVGEDLHADYATLGTTLGPHPLALLRGELRKRRCRSSLELMAVEHGRNVSVAGLVTGRQRPGTASGVTFVTLEDEFGNLNVVVWRDLAERQRQALVGSRLLKVDGRWEAVGEVRHLIAGRLTDLTPLLEGINVRSRDFH
- the uvrA gene encoding excinuclease ABC subunit UvrA; the encoded protein is MTSQRNFPPLTGQHSGFVRVRGAREHNLRNVDVDIPRDVLVVFTGVSGSGKSSLAFSTVYAEAQRRYFESVAPYARRLIDQVGVPDVDSIEGLPPAVALQQQRGTPSARSSVGSVTTLSSLIRMLYSRAGSYPPGQAMLYAEDFSPNLPQGACPQCHGLGRVYEVTEALMVPDPSLTIRQRAVASWPLAWQGQNLRDILVTLGYDVDIPWRELPKKQRDWILFTEETPTVPVYAGFTPQQTRDALKRKLEPSYQGTFSGARRYILHTFTHTQSALMKKRVSQFMQGSACPLCEGKRLTKAALSVKFAGVDIGELSQLSLAQLAELLRPVAAGQDKMKLSVEKRLAAQRIAQDLLERVSTLTELGLGYLSLERSTPTLSSGELQRLRLATQLGSQLFGVIYVLDEPSAGLHPADGEALFTALERLKAAGNSLFVVEHDLETMRRADWLIDVGPAAGEHGGQVLYSGPPAGLAEIEASQTREYLFAAPRPLNPSRREPFGWLKLEGVTRNNLNDLSVDFPLGCFTAVTGISGSGKSSLVSQALLELVGTGLGRVVESDEEPSLEDDTPQSSGGRISAGLEHIRRLVQVDQKPIGRTPRSNLATYTGLFDNVRKLFAATPAAKKRHYDAGQFSFNVAKGRCPNCEGEGFVSVELLFMPSVYAPCPTCHGARYNPETLAVKWQGLNIAQVLALTVEQAVEVFADQPGVLRSLQVLRDIGLGYLRLGQPATELSGGEAQRIKLATELQRNARGATLYVLDEPTTGLHPRDVDRLLSQLNHLVEAGHTVVVVEHEMRVVAQSDWVIDIGPGAGDLGGKVVASGTPQKVAKSKSSRTAPFLSRELT